The Pediococcus inopinatus region CGCAGGCTCTCGAAAATGTTATTTTAAAAGCCACGGCCAAGAATCCATTTGATCGCTATCCATCGGTGACGGAAATGGCAAACGACCTCAGTACATCACTTTCCCCCAGGAGAGCTGGTGAACCCCGTTTTACAGCACAATCCGCTAATGATGAAACAATTATTGCCAATGTTTCTGACTTCACATCATCGGCAGTTAAAGACGTGGCTGAAGTGAAGGCTGTTTCGCAAAATGATGGTTCGAAAACAACAACTTCGGGAACCAAAAAGAGAAGAAATCGGCATCCTTTAAGAAAAAAAATCGGCATCTTTTTAGGCTTGCTAGCTTTATTTATTGGAGGAATTGCTATTGCTTTTTATTTAAGTTTTCCGAAAGTTGTTTCGATTCCTAATGTAACTGGAATGACTCAACAGCAGGCAGCAGTGGCTTTAAAAAAGAAAGATCTTAAAATTGGGCACATCACCCGGACTAGCAATCAAAAGGTTAATTATAAGCGTGTTATTGAAACTTTGCCCACAAAGAAAAAGCAGGTCCAAGCGGGCGTAACGGTCAACATTGTAATTAGCCAAGGGCCTAATAGTTATGTGGTTGAAAATTATATTGGTGATTCGTACAGTGTTGTGGCCAAAAAGTTACAAGCAAAGGGATTTAAAGTAGAAAAGACAAAAGTACAAACCATGGAGTTTGATCGTGGCAAAATTATTTATCAAAGTGTTGTTCCGGACCAAGTCGTCGTGCCCAGGGCAACAACAATTCGTTTTTCTGTCACAGAATAAGAATAGATCGGGAGGGGTTTAATGCACAGAGGACAGATTATTCAATCGTTAAGTGGTTTTTATGATGTGAAAACTGACGATAAAATTTTTCGAACAAGAGCTCGCGGTAATTTTAGAAAACAAAAAATTTCACCATTAGTCGGTGATTGGGTTGAATTTGAAAGCCAAGCCGAAAATGAAGGGTACATTTTAAAGATTGAAGCGCGGCGCAATCAATTAGTGCGGCCACCACTAGCAAATATTGATCAAGCAGTTGTTGTGACAGCCTGTGTTCAACCTGACTTTTCAACCAATCTCTTGGATCGGCAATTAGTTGCCTTAGAAGAAAAACAAATTAAACCGATTATTTACTTTACAAAAGGCGATTTGGTTGAAGAAAAGCAGCAACCAATTTTTGAAGAAAAAGTTGCTGGCTACCGCAAAATTGGGTATGAGGTTTATTTAGATTGGCAGGCATTTAATGGGGATGCAATTAACAATTTAACCGGTGATTTTGCTGATCAATTAACGATTTTTATGGGTCAAACTGGCGCCGGAAAATCAACCTTGCTTAACCATATTGATCCGGATTTAGCACTTCAAACGGGGGAAGTATCGGCGGCTTTGAACCGAGGAAAACATACAACTCGAAAAGTAGCCTTGTTCCCAGTTGGGGATGGTTTGGTCGCAGACACACCTGGATTCTCAAGTTACACTGTTTTTGAGATGCGTTTGGAAGATTTGAAAAGTTTGTTTCCAGAAATTGCCAATGTTGGATTGAACTGTCGTTTTCGTGAGTGTTTGCACATTAATGAACCAGATTGTGCGGTAAAAGAAGCTGTCCAAAATGAAGAAATAATGCAAAGCCGTTATGATAATTATGTCCAGTTTTTTAATATTATTAAGGCCCAGAAGCCTGATTATCAGCGAAAAGGCTATTCCAAGAAAAAGGGGAAATAACTATGATTAAAGTGGCTCCATCAATTTTAAGTGCAAATTTTGTCGATTTAAAACCAGATATTGAAATTGCTCAATCGGGTGGTGCAGATCTTTTACATATTGATGTGATGGATGGGCAGTTTGTTCCCAATTTAAGTTTTGGTCCAGGAATGGTAGAAGCCATTCGCCCAATTACAAGCATGCCATTAGATTGCCATTTGATGATTGAAAATCCAGAACGATTTGTGACACAGTTTTGTCAGGCTGGCGCAGATATTGTGGGCGTCCATGTCGAAAGTACACCACATATTTATCGGGCACTAGAAATGATTAAACAACATGGGGTGAAGGCTGAGGTTGTGCTGAATCCTGGTACGCCAATCAGTATGGTCAAAGAAGTGCTCCCAATCGTTGATCAAGTATTGGTAATGACAGTAAATCCTGGATTCGGTGGTCAGAAATTCATTTCACAAATGATTCCAAAAATTCAGCAGTTGAATCAGCTACGACAAACTGGCGAAAATGATTTTGCCATTGAGGTTGACGGTGGAATTACTGATGAAACAGTTGAGTCAGTTTATAAAGCTGGTGCAGACATTGCAGTTGCAGGTTCCTATGTTTTTAATAGTGAAGATCCGGTTGCACAAATTCAAAAATTAAAAACAAGGACGACAGCATAATGCAAATTAATGTTTTAGCTGGCGGACCTGCACAACAATATCCGCGAAAAATGTTTGAGCAAAAAGGAAGCTGGATTGGTGTAGACCGAGGAGCTTTAGTTTTGATTCAACATCATATTACGCCCCAAATAGCAGTCGGTGATTTTGATTCAATGTCAGTTGAAGAATTTTCGGAAGTGAAAAATAATATTTCAAAAATTATTCAGGTAAATGCAATTAAAGATGACACGGATACAGAATTAGCGCTCAAAGCGGCTTTTGAGCGATTACAGACAGATACAGATGAGGTTCACTTGTATGGCATGACAGGTGGACGATTAGACCATTTACTTAGTAATATTTTTATGTTTCTAAAACCTCGGTTTAATCCGTACATCGAGCGGGTTCGGTTAATCGATCGACAAAACTATATGCGCTTTTTTAAAGCTGGACAATATACTTTAGAGGAGCTATCAGCGTATAAATATTTGTCGTTTGTTTTGTTAGGGAATGTTAGTAATCTAACGCTTCCGGACGAGAAGTATCAGTTACATGATCAATCTGATCGTTTTCCAATTGCTTATGTAAGTAACGAATTCCTGAAATCAACAGCCAGTTTTAGTTTTTCATCGGGAATTGTAGCGGTTATTTATAGCCACGATGTAGCTGACTAGTAAAAAGCAATAAAAAAAGATTGAAGCATTTGCTTCAATCTTTTTTTATGCACGTTTGATTTTGCCTGATTTTAATGCTCGAGCAGAAACCCAAACGCGTTTTGGTTTTCCATCCACAAGAATGCGGACCTTATGCAAATTTGGTTTCCAGCTTCGGCGACTATGATTCAAAGCATGTGAACGTGTGTTGCCAAAGTGGGTACGACGACCGGTGACAAAGTCTTTTGCCATTTTTAAAATCCTCCTTTGTCGCTTCTATATTTATCATAGAATTCTTTTTAACTCACCTAAATAACTTATCATAGATACCAGGTGAATGCAATGTTTTTCTTTCAAGTATATTTACTTGACAGTTAGTTTGAAATCATCTTTTCAAGAATTATATTTAGAAGATAGAGCTATATTTACTGAACTCTGAGTTATTCTAAATAGTTTTAGGCAATTAGTCAAGCGTGACGAGTATGAATTAAATGTAACCTGTTGTTCGCCAGTGATAATGTCTTAACTAATTGGTCAGCAAAAATGTCTCGCAAATATGTTTCACCTCCGGCAAAATAGTTAATGGAGGTGGACAACATGAGAAAGGTTGTTTTAACAGTGAAAGAAGACCACAAATATCAAGTAATTCAGCAAGTAGTTAATGAACGAAAGAATCGTTGTCGAGCTAGTATTGAATTAAATCTATCATTACGACAAATTGATCGATTAATAATCAAATATCGAACTAAGGGTAAATCTAGCTTTGTGCATGGCAATACTGGCAAAAAGCCACAGAATAAGATCTCAACCAAACAAATCAATCGAATTATTAAGCTGTATGAAACTGATTACCAAGGCTTCAATATTTCCCATTTCTATGAGTTTTTATTAAGTAGAGAAGGTATTCAAGTTTCTGAATCAACTTTACGACGAATACTTAGAACCCATCGGGTTCTGTCACCCAAAGCTCATCACAATACCAAAAGACAAATACGCAAAGAATTAAAGCTCAAGGAACAACGGCAGGCTTTGTCTAAACGTGACGAAAAGACCTTACAAGTTGTTGAACCAGTGGAAGCAATAAAGGCTCATCCGTCACGCGCTAGGAAAAAATTTGCCGGTGAACTTATTCAGATGGATGCCTCGGTTGAGCTCTGGTTTGGCAATACAAAGACTTATCTACATGCCGCGATTGATGATTATAGTGGTGCGATTGTTGGCGCCTACTTTGATACCGAAGAAACGTTAAACGCTTATTATCAAGTTATGGCTCAAATATTGACTTCTTTTGGAATCCCGTATGAGATTTTAACAGACCGAAGAACGGTTTTTAACTCAAACAAAAAAGCAGATTCTCCAACGAAGGAAAACCCACTCACTCAATTCGGTTATGCGTGTAAGTCACTGGGAACCAAACTCTCAGTGACTAGCATACCGCAAACCAAAGGCAGAATTGAACGCCTTTTTGAAACACTACAAAGCCGACTTTTAAATGAACTTAAACTAGCAAATACAACGACAATTGAGCAAGCTAACGACTTCCTCAACCCATTTGTAAAAGAATTCAATCAAAAGTTTGCTTTACCTATTAAAATTAACACGAGTGGCTTTGACAAACAACTTACATCTTCAGAAATTGATCAGATTTTAATCACAACTCGAGAGCGCTCAATTTCATCTGGTCACACTGTCAAATTAAATAATCAGGAATATCAATTATTTGAATCAGATAAGCTAGTTTGTTTAAAACCACGAACTAAGATCTTAATCGTTAAAACTTTAACTGGTAAGCTTTACGCTACTACAGATGCAGATCAAATATTTGATTTACATCCGCTTGCAGATCATGACTTAGTTTCGCCAGCTTTCGAGGTTATTATTGAAAAACCATCTAATATGGCCCCAAAGAACAAGAAGCCCAAGGCTTCTATGAACCACCCATGGAGGAGAGCCAATTATCGCGACTATTTGCGTACAATTGGGTATTCCGAAAAAGGAGCAAATCATATGGCATATGAGATTTAAATTTGACAAGGATGTTCAATGATTATTGAGACATTTTTCCTTACCGATTGACAGCGTGACGAGTATGAATTAAATGTAACCATTTAGAAATGTTGAAATTTTTGGTAGAATAGCTTTAAGGCAACCATTCTAGAAGTTAACTCACCGTAATTGCACGAAAGAGTGTTGCGTTTATTGCTTTGTTGAAGTATGGTAAAATATCGTTGATATCAAAACGATGATTTGATTTAAGGAGGCTATTACTAATGGCTGTAAAAATTCAGACAAAAAATGGAACAGTTGATGTTTCAAACGATGTGATTGCAACAGTAGTAGGTGGCGGGGCAACAGATAACTATGGAGTTGTCGGCATGGCAAGTAAAAGCCAACTTCGCGACAATTTAAATGAAATTTTGCGTAAAGAAAATTATGCTAAAGGCGTTGTTGTGCGCCAACAGGATAATGGCGTTGCTATCGATGTTTACATTATTGTGAGCTATGGTACAAAAATTTCAGAAGTTTCAAAAAATGTACAATCAAAAGTAAAATATAATTTGGAATCAATGTTAGGTGTTTCAGCAAACTCTGTGAACGTTTTTGTCCAGGGTGTAAAGGTCTTAGAGGCTTAATTACGAAGGACTGAAACAAGGAGGAATTTATAATTGAAAGTGGCAACGACTGAAATCACTAACCAAGAATTTGATAAAATGATTCAAGCAAGTGCACGAAAATTAAAAAAACACGCGGATTTCATTAACTCATTAAATGTTTTTCCAGTTCCCGATGGAGATACAGGAACTAATATGAGTCTATCAATGGAGAGCGGTGCAAAATATGAGATGGACGAACCGAGTGAACATGTTGGTAAATTGGCAAGCGCACTTGCTAAGGGACTATTAATGGGAGCTCGTGGAAATTCTGGTGTGATTCTTTCTCAAATTTTCCGTGGATTTTCTAAGAGTGTTGAAGATAAAGAAAGCTTAAGTGCACAAGATTTAGCAGATGCGTTCGCAGATGGGGCTCAGACGGCTTATAAGGCGGTTATGAAGCCTACCGAAGGAACTATCCTCACAGTGATTCGTGAGGCTGCTAAGGCCGGTAATGACGCTGCTGAGGAAGAAGACAGTGTTGTTTACGTCATGGATGCAGTGACTAAGGCCGGTAAAGAGGCGTTGAAAAAAACAACGGATCTTTTACCCGTCTTAAAAGAAGTTGGGGTTGTGGATTCTGGTGGTCAAGGGTTAGTATTCGTATTTGATGCATTTGATGATGTTTTGAATGGACGTGCGGAGGCTGATGATGAACCAGATGAAGAGCAGATGGACGAGATGGTAGAAGCAAAGCATCATCAAAGTGTCCAAGGAAAAATTGATCCCGCCGACATTAAGTTTGGTTACTGTACCCAAATTATGGTTCGGATTGGTAAAGGACTACAAGTAAAACAGGATTTTGATTATGATACTTTCTACAATTATTTAGCAAAACTAGGTGATTCATTGTTAGTTGTTAATGATGAAGACGTTGTTAAAGTTCATGTGCATACTGAACATCCTGGCAAGGTCTTGGCTTGGGGACAGCAGTTTGGTGATCTGGCCACTGTGAAGGTCGACAACATGCGCCAACAACAAGAAGAAATCATCGAAAAAGATGAACCAACCGAAGTTCCGGAACCCGTTTTAGATACTAAAGGGACAGCAATTATTGCGATTGCTTCTGGAACTGGAGTAGCTAAATTATTCCGCAGTTTGGGTGTCACTCACATTATTAACGGTGGGCAAACGATGAATCCAAGTACTGCTGATATTGTTGCTGCAATTAATGATTCCCATGCAGAACGGGCAATCGTTTTACCAAACAATAAAAATATTTTTCTTGCAGCTGAACAAGCCATTCAAGTTGCAGAAATTCCAGCACAAATTGTGCATAGTCGCAACATTTCGCAAGGGATGACTGCACTAATGGGCTTTAATCCAGATAGTAATCTGGATAGCAACATAGATGCAATGGAAGATAACTTGAGTTCTGTTAAGAGTGGTGAGGTAACAACAGCCATTCGTGACACGACAGTTCAAGGAAAAAGAATTAAAAAAGGTAACTTTATTGGGATCGTTGATGGGACAATCGAAACTTCAAAAGCTAATCTTCTTGATGCAGCCGGTGAAATGGCCAAATTAATGTTGGATGAAGACAGTGAAATTGTTACGATCATTTACGGTGCTGACACGAAAAAGTCTGAAGCTGAAAAACTTGCAGACACGATTCAAGGGTTAGATGATGAACTTGAGATTGAGATGCATGAAGGAGATCAACCTGTTTATCCGTTCATCGTATCAGTTGAATAATTGGAAAAATAAAGAGGCTGGGATTCTTCCACCTCTTTTTGTAGTTAGGAAGTCGACAGATGACTGAAGAAAATTCGCTTACTTCGCCTGTTACTGAGATTCCAGGAGTTGGGCTGCAACGAGCTAAAGCACTAAATGAACTAGGAATTTTTACAATTGAAGATTTATTATTGTATTTTCCTTTCCGATATGAAGATTTACGGCCACAAAATATGGCGGACTTGGTCGATCAACAAAAAGTGACTCTAGAGGGAACGATTGCCTCAGAGCCAGTTTTAGCTCGTTATGGCCGCAAAAAAAATCGGCTTAACTTTCGCCTATTGACTAACCAGGAATCGGTGATGGTCACTTTTTTTAATCAGCCTTGGTTAAAGAAACAGTTAACTATGGATGAAAAATTTGCGGTTTATGGTAAGTGGGATGCCCGTCGTCGAAGTTTAACCGGGATGAAATTATTGCCTTTTTCGACGGCAGGCTCAACGGCAGATATTGAAGCTATTTATCCTGCCAACCAGCATATACGGCAGAATACAATCAAAAAACTTGTTACACAGATCTTTGACCTCTATCAAGATCAAATTGAGACGCTTATTCCCGATTCTTTGGTCAAAAAGTATCGTTTGATAGATCGACGGAAAATGATTCATGATTTACATTTTCCAGAAGATGTCAAGGCAGCAAAAATTGCACGACGGACTGCAACTTTTGAAGAGTTTTTTATTTTTCAAATGGAGCTACAACTTCTTAAACGACGCGATCAAGTCGCTAATGGAACAGCAATCTCATATGACATTGAAGAGATTAAAAATTTTATCGCTAAATTACCGTACGAATTAACAGATGCTCAGAAACGTGTAGTTAATGAGATCTGTTATGATCTTAAACGCCCCATTAGAATGAATCGGTTGTTACAAGGTGATGTTGGGAGCGGAAAAACGATTGTGGCAGCCATCGTGATGTATGCGGCAATCACTGCCGGCTATCAAACAGCTCTAATGGCGCCTACAGAGATTTTGGCAGAACAACACGCTAATAACTTAACAAAGATTTTTGAAGGCACAGACGTCAATATTGGCTTGCTGACAGGAGCATCTGGTTCGAAGTCGAAACAACGGCGCGCTTTATTAAATGGCATTGAACACGGCGACATTAATTTGGTGATTGGGACCCATGCATTGATTCAAGATGATGTCGTTTTTAAAAATCTCGGATTAGTTGTGATTGATGAACAGCATCGATTTGGCGTCAAACAGCGCGAAACGCTACGAAAAAAAGGCATGAACGCCGATGTATTGGCAATGACGGCAACTCCTATCCCACGAACTTTAGCAATTACTGCTTATGGTGAGATGGATGTGTCAATCATTGACCAGATGCCAAAGGGCCGGAAACCAGTTTTAACAAGTTGGGTTAAAAGCAGCAATGTGAATGGTATGCTAGATTTTGTTAAAAAGCAGTTTGACTCAGGTCATCAGGCGTTTGTGGTTACACCGTTAATTGAAGAATCAGAAACCTTAGATTTGAAAAACGCCATGGCTTTGTATGAACAATTACAAACTGAATTCAGCCCAGATTATAAAGTGGGACTGCTTCATGGCCGGATGAAATCTGATGAAAAAGACGAAATCATGCGTCAATTTAAAGATAACGAGTTTCAATTATTAGTTTCTACAACTGTAATTGAAGTTGGCGTGGATGTTCCTAATGTAACCGTGATGATTATATATGACGCTGATCGGTTTGGATTGGCACAGCTTCATCAGTTGCGGGGCCGAGTTGGCCGAGGAAAAGACCAGGCGTACTGTATCTTGGTGGCGGATCCTAAAAATGAAACTGGTATCAAACGGATGAAAATTATGACCCAGTCCAATGATGGGTTTAAGATATCAGAGGCTGATCTTCAGTTGCGAGGTTCAGGGGATGTGTTTGGAAATAAACAATCCGGGATTCCTGAGTTTCGGATTGGCGACCCAGTGGTGGATATTGGCGCCTTACAAACAGCTCAACTTGAAGCTAGCAAAATTGTCCATACGGAAAATTGGCAAGCAGA contains the following coding sequences:
- a CDS encoding DAK2 domain-containing protein, with protein sequence MKVATTEITNQEFDKMIQASARKLKKHADFINSLNVFPVPDGDTGTNMSLSMESGAKYEMDEPSEHVGKLASALAKGLLMGARGNSGVILSQIFRGFSKSVEDKESLSAQDLADAFADGAQTAYKAVMKPTEGTILTVIREAAKAGNDAAEEEDSVVYVMDAVTKAGKEALKKTTDLLPVLKEVGVVDSGGQGLVFVFDAFDDVLNGRAEADDEPDEEQMDEMVEAKHHQSVQGKIDPADIKFGYCTQIMVRIGKGLQVKQDFDYDTFYNYLAKLGDSLLVVNDEDVVKVHVHTEHPGKVLAWGQQFGDLATVKVDNMRQQQEEIIEKDEPTEVPEPVLDTKGTAIIAIASGTGVAKLFRSLGVTHIINGGQTMNPSTADIVAAINDSHAERAIVLPNNKNIFLAAEQAIQVAEIPAQIVHSRNISQGMTALMGFNPDSNLDSNIDAMEDNLSSVKSGEVTTAIRDTTVQGKRIKKGNFIGIVDGTIETSKANLLDAAGEMAKLMLDEDSEIVTIIYGADTKKSEAEKLADTIQGLDDELEIEMHEGDQPVYPFIVSVE
- a CDS encoding ISNCY family transposase, which produces MRKVVLTVKEDHKYQVIQQVVNERKNRCRASIELNLSLRQIDRLIIKYRTKGKSSFVHGNTGKKPQNKISTKQINRIIKLYETDYQGFNISHFYEFLLSREGIQVSESTLRRILRTHRVLSPKAHHNTKRQIRKELKLKEQRQALSKRDEKTLQVVEPVEAIKAHPSRARKKFAGELIQMDASVELWFGNTKTYLHAAIDDYSGAIVGAYFDTEETLNAYYQVMAQILTSFGIPYEILTDRRTVFNSNKKADSPTKENPLTQFGYACKSLGTKLSVTSIPQTKGRIERLFETLQSRLLNELKLANTTTIEQANDFLNPFVKEFNQKFALPIKINTSGFDKQLTSSEIDQILITTRERSISSGHTVKLNNQEYQLFESDKLVCLKPRTKILIVKTLTGKLYATTDADQIFDLHPLADHDLVSPAFEVIIEKPSNMAPKNKKPKASMNHPWRRANYRDYLRTIGYSEKGANHMAYEI
- the rsgA gene encoding ribosome small subunit-dependent GTPase A, whose product is MHRGQIIQSLSGFYDVKTDDKIFRTRARGNFRKQKISPLVGDWVEFESQAENEGYILKIEARRNQLVRPPLANIDQAVVVTACVQPDFSTNLLDRQLVALEEKQIKPIIYFTKGDLVEEKQQPIFEEKVAGYRKIGYEVYLDWQAFNGDAINNLTGDFADQLTIFMGQTGAGKSTLLNHIDPDLALQTGEVSAALNRGKHTTRKVALFPVGDGLVADTPGFSSYTVFEMRLEDLKSLFPEIANVGLNCRFRECLHINEPDCAVKEAVQNEEIMQSRYDNYVQFFNIIKAQKPDYQRKGYSKKKGK
- the rpe gene encoding ribulose-phosphate 3-epimerase codes for the protein MIKVAPSILSANFVDLKPDIEIAQSGGADLLHIDVMDGQFVPNLSFGPGMVEAIRPITSMPLDCHLMIENPERFVTQFCQAGADIVGVHVESTPHIYRALEMIKQHGVKAEVVLNPGTPISMVKEVLPIVDQVLVMTVNPGFGGQKFISQMIPKIQQLNQLRQTGENDFAIEVDGGITDETVESVYKAGADIAVAGSYVFNSEDPVAQIQKLKTRTTA
- the recG gene encoding ATP-dependent DNA helicase RecG gives rise to the protein MTEENSLTSPVTEIPGVGLQRAKALNELGIFTIEDLLLYFPFRYEDLRPQNMADLVDQQKVTLEGTIASEPVLARYGRKKNRLNFRLLTNQESVMVTFFNQPWLKKQLTMDEKFAVYGKWDARRRSLTGMKLLPFSTAGSTADIEAIYPANQHIRQNTIKKLVTQIFDLYQDQIETLIPDSLVKKYRLIDRRKMIHDLHFPEDVKAAKIARRTATFEEFFIFQMELQLLKRRDQVANGTAISYDIEEIKNFIAKLPYELTDAQKRVVNEICYDLKRPIRMNRLLQGDVGSGKTIVAAIVMYAAITAGYQTALMAPTEILAEQHANNLTKIFEGTDVNIGLLTGASGSKSKQRRALLNGIEHGDINLVIGTHALIQDDVVFKNLGLVVIDEQHRFGVKQRETLRKKGMNADVLAMTATPIPRTLAITAYGEMDVSIIDQMPKGRKPVLTSWVKSSNVNGMLDFVKKQFDSGHQAFVVTPLIEESETLDLKNAMALYEQLQTEFSPDYKVGLLHGRMKSDEKDEIMRQFKDNEFQLLVSTTVIEVGVDVPNVTVMIIYDADRFGLAQLHQLRGRVGRGKDQAYCILVADPKNETGIKRMKIMTQSNDGFKISEADLQLRGSGDVFGNKQSGIPEFRIGDPVVDIGALQTAQLEASKIVHTENWQAEPAFKALNEYLEIVMQKNANFD
- a CDS encoding Asp23/Gls24 family envelope stress response protein, translating into MAVKIQTKNGTVDVSNDVIATVVGGGATDNYGVVGMASKSQLRDNLNEILRKENYAKGVVVRQQDNGVAIDVYIIVSYGTKISEVSKNVQSKVKYNLESMLGVSANSVNVFVQGVKVLEA
- the rpmB gene encoding 50S ribosomal protein L28, whose protein sequence is MAKDFVTGRRTHFGNTRSHALNHSRRSWKPNLHKVRILVDGKPKRVWVSARALKSGKIKRA
- a CDS encoding thiamine diphosphokinase yields the protein MQINVLAGGPAQQYPRKMFEQKGSWIGVDRGALVLIQHHITPQIAVGDFDSMSVEEFSEVKNNISKIIQVNAIKDDTDTELALKAAFERLQTDTDEVHLYGMTGGRLDHLLSNIFMFLKPRFNPYIERVRLIDRQNYMRFFKAGQYTLEELSAYKYLSFVLLGNVSNLTLPDEKYQLHDQSDRFPIAYVSNEFLKSTASFSFSSGIVAVIYSHDVAD
- the pknB gene encoding Stk1 family PASTA domain-containing Ser/Thr kinase, producing MTPNQTLNGRYRVISSLGEGGMADVYLSHDLILNRDVAVKLIRFDLQNDGKTIQRFQREALATTEIVHPNIVSVYDVGEDNGMHYLVMEYVDGTDLKQYIKDHFPIPYQKVIDIMEQILSGVAAAHAHDIIHRDLKPQNVLMDKKGNAKISDFGVALAQEEQTLTQTNAVVGSVHYLSPEQARGHLATKRSDIYSLGIILYEMLTGRVPFEGENAVSIAIKHYQNQIPLVRDFDPRIPQALENVILKATAKNPFDRYPSVTEMANDLSTSLSPRRAGEPRFTAQSANDETIIANVSDFTSSAVKDVAEVKAVSQNDGSKTTTSGTKKRRNRHPLRKKIGIFLGLLALFIGGIAIAFYLSFPKVVSIPNVTGMTQQQAAVALKKKDLKIGHITRTSNQKVNYKRVIETLPTKKKQVQAGVTVNIVISQGPNSYVVENYIGDSYSVVAKKLQAKGFKVEKTKVQTMEFDRGKIIYQSVVPDQVVVPRATTIRFSVTE